The bacterium region ACTCACAACACATCACAACTCAGTTTAATAATAAAAACATAAGTTTAGCAAGTTTTATCTTTTGTCGTAATTTGTATTCTGTGGCACAAATTTGCACATTAGTGTGCCATGAGTGTGCCAAAATTAATAGCAATTGAAGCATGGCTCCAAAACACAATTAAGGAAGTAATGAGAGGCTGTTAAAGGGCTGAATATTATTCATACTAACGCCACAGGTTTTCATCGGTCATGTATCCACTTTTTTACCTTTGAGTGCAGGGGTAAGACTCTCTTAAGGAATCAATCAACAGCTCACCAGTTTGCTTTCCTCTAAGTTTAGGATTTGCTTTAATGTATTCCACAAGGATATCCACATTCGCGCTGCCGTTACTGTAAAGACCTGACAGAACCTCAGTTACGCCGCCCTCATCTGATATTATGGCTACTATTCCCTTTTGCTCATCCAAAAGAGTTGCCAAAGATTCCGAGGTCACATCCGTGGTATAGGATTGCGGAATGATAGGCAGGCTATCTCTTAATTCTCGAAGCTTACTCTCTAATTCGGGAATTTCTTTTTTTGCATTTTCTATTTCGTCTTGCTTAGCCTTTGCTTTTAGCAATGTCTTAGATAGCTTTTTAAGCTCAATCTCCTGCATTTTGATATGGGATAAGGCGGCTTCTCTTTCCGGTCTAATTCGTTCGATTTCTTTTTGCTCCCATTCATCAACCGGAGATTTGAGAAATTTAAGAGTTTGTGATTTGTTACTGGCAGGCTGCATTGCAATCTGACAATAAATGTTTACCGACTCTATCCAATCCGGCTTAGGTGACACCACAAACTTTTTAGATAAAGCGACCGAAACAATCCCCAGCGAAGCCAATACAGGCATAGTCTTGAGAAAGACGCGCTTTCAGTCGGATGCCCTTTTAAGCGCACCTGTACGCGAAAACTCACTTCCCCTTTTTGGGATATGCGTTTTTGAATAGTAGCCATGTTTTTTCCTGTGTTTGCACGTTACAAAATACAGCAAAAAACCACAACATAAGAGAATTAAACTGAAGCCCTTATCCACAAAAACCTTTTATATTCAAATGGATAAAATAAGCGCTCATTTTTCATGGCACATAGTTGGCACAGTTCAATGTCACAAAAGGCATTTAGCTGTAGTGATGATTGAGTGCTTTAATTGCATGTTGATTTTTGTGCCACCAGTGTGCCACGGAGAGGAAGACCCTCGGAAAATGGTGCCGGCTGCAGGATTTGAA contains the following coding sequences:
- a CDS encoding DUF3987 domain-containing protein — translated: MPVLASLGIVSVALSKKFVVSPKPDWIESVNIYCQIAMQPASNKSQTLKFLKSPVDEWEQKEIERIRPEREAALSHIKMQEIELKKLSKTLLKAKAKQDEIENAKKEIPELESKLRELRDSLPIIPQSYTTDVTSESLATLLDEQKGIVAIISDEGGVTEVLSGLYSNGSANVDILVEYIKANPKLRGKQTGELLIDSLRESYPCTQR